The proteins below are encoded in one region of Hordeum vulgare subsp. vulgare chromosome 3H, MorexV3_pseudomolecules_assembly, whole genome shotgun sequence:
- the LOC123439888 gene encoding predicted GPI-anchored protein 58: MDGKGYTTPPTAPAPQAEAGAPHFYPPTEHATAPQPGSQVSYPPMPKAMDGQDAAAPQPGAPPPHPSSPLTQQAMELEGKYAAPQPGTGATPPSSSPLTQQAMDGKDAAPTPPTESARWGTRQMGPPAAPGAHTENQQAAQWTATRGDQELPPYVIMGAPEPAPAASARRTDKEAEGAGGQEGASARGDGGEAVRLAVAESPVLVVGRRG; the protein is encoded by the coding sequence ATGGACGGCAAGGGCTACACCACACCGCCGACCGCGCCCGCGCCACAGGCCGAGGCAGGAGCGCCGCACTTCTATCCCCCGACGGAGCACGCCACCGCGCCACAGCCAGGATCGCAGGTCTCCTATCCCCCGATGCCAAAGGCCATGGACGGCCAGGACGCCGCCGCGCCACAGCCGggagcgccgccgccgcacccgTCCTCCCCACTCACGCAGCAGGCCATGGAGTTGGAGGGCAAGTACGCCGCCCCACAGCCGGGTACTGGAGCTACACCGCCTTCGTCGTCCCCCCTAACGCAGCAAGCCATGGACGGCAAGGACGCCGCCCCGACACCGCCCACCGAGTCGGCGCGGTGGGGTACGCGGCAGATGGGTCCGCCAGCGGCGCCCGGGGCGCACACGGAGAACCAGCAGGCAGCGCAGTGGACGGCCACGCGCGGGGACCAGGAGCTGCCGCCGTACGTCATCATGGGGGCACCGGAGCCGGCGCCAGCGGCGTCGGCGCGACGGACTGACAAGGAGGCCGAGGGCGCGGGCGGCCAGGAGGGCGCGTCGGCGAGGGGCGACGGCGGGGAGGCGGT